Within Kutzneria chonburiensis, the genomic segment GCGCCCGGCGAGAACAGCGCCGAGCCGCGCAGCCCGATCGCGGCCAGCACCGCCGCGCCGACCTTGGTCGGCTCCGTGACCGAGGACAGGTCGACGAACCATGCGTGGGAGTCCCGGCGCGCGGCCTCGATCGCCAGCCGCGTCTTGCCGGCACCGCCGGGGCCGACCACGGTGACCAAGCGCCCATCGGCAAGCAGCGACGAGATGCGCGCGAGGTCGTCCTCGCGGCCGATGAAGCTGGTCAGCGGCGCGGGCAGCGTGCTCGGCGGCGGCGCCGGCGCGGGGTCGTCGGCCCGCAGCAGGCGCAGGTGGCGGTCGCGCAGCGCCGCCCCCGGGTCAGCGCCGAGCGTGTCGGCCAGCGCCTCCCGGATTCGCTCATACGACGCGAGGGCCTCGGCCTGACGACCCTGCACGGCCAGCGCATCCATGAGCAGCGCGGCGGCGTGCTCGTGCGTAGGTTGTACCGCCAGCAACGCGGTCAGACGCGCGGCGGCCGCGTCGGCCCGGCCCAACGCCAACTCGGCCGCGGCGAGGTCTGTGGCAGCTTCCACCGACACGTGCGCCAACCGCGTCGCAACAGCGGGCGCGACCACGGCGACCACCGCCGGCTCGACGCCAGGATGCTCACCCCACAACGCCGCCGCCTCACCGAGCACGGCCGCCGCAGCGGTGACGTCACCGGCACGCAGGCGATCGCGGCCCGATGCGGCGAGCTCCTCGAACCGCAGCGCGTCCACGTCGTCGATGGCCAGCCGATAGCCGCCCGTCACCACAGCGACAGCCGCCGTCCGGCGTAGCCGTGAGACCAGGGCTTGGAGCGCGTGCGTCGGATCGGCCGGCGGGCTCTCGGCCCAGATCGCGTCGATCAGCGCGCTCGGCTCGACCGCACGGCCGCCGGCCAGCGCCAGCCGTACGACCAGCGCCTGGAGCCGTGCGCCGGGCACGGGCAGTACGGCGTCACCGCGCGACACCTGGAAGGCGTCGAGCAGCGTGACCCGAAGCCCGTCGTCCATCCGTCGATCTTCGCGCACATCCGCGTGAGCGCCATGTGCGCCCCGTGTGAGCGGCCTCGACGACTCTGGTCCAGCCCGGACGGTCCGGGCGGGAAGGGAGCAAATTCGTGCAGGCAGTCGAGTTCCGCCGCTTCGGCGGCCCGGAGGTCCTCGAGCTCGTCGACCGGCCGGACCCGCATCCGGGCCCCGGCCAGGTCCGCATCGCCGTGCGCGCGGCCGGCATCAACGCCAGCGACTGGAAGAAGCGCCAGGGCGCGATGGACCAGGAGCTGCCGCAGGCCCTCGGGCACGAAGCCGCCGGCGTCGTCGACGAACTCGGCGCGGGCGTCACCGACGTCGCCGTAGGGGATCACGTGTTCGGGTTCTCCGCGGCGAGTGGTGCGCAGGCCGAGCTGACCGTGCTGTCCCACTACGCCCCGATGCCGCCGTCGCTCAGCTTCGTTGAGGCCGCCGCGCTGCCGGCGGCCGTCGAGACCGCCGCACGGGCCCTCGACCAGCTGGGCATCGACGGCACGATCCTCATCAACGGCGCGTCCGGCAGCGTCGGCAGCGCCGCCGTGCAGCTGGCCGTGGCCAGGGGCGCACGCGTGATCGGCACCGGCAGCCCCGCCAGCCACGACTACCTGCGCTCCCTCGGCGCCGAGCCCGTGGCCTACGGTCCCGGTCTCAAGGACCGGGTCGGACCGGTCGACCGTGCGCTCGACATCGCCGGCAGCGGCGTCCTGCCCGAGCTCATCGACCTGGCCGGCGGGGCCGAGCACGTGATCACCGTCGCCGATCCGGGTGCGGAAAGGCACGGCGTGCGGTTCAGCCGAGGCGATGCCGGCCGTGCGCTGTACGTGCTGCACGAGATCGGCGGCATCACCGTGCCGGTCGGCCGGACGTTCCCGCTGGCCGAAGTGGCCGACGCCCATCGGGTCGGCGAGGCCGGGGAGTGCGCGGCAAGCTCGTCCTGGTGGTCGGCCGATGAGCCGCTGGCTCGCTCTCGTCGTCCTCAGCCTGGCCCAGCTGATGGACATCCTCGACTCGACGATCGTCACCATCGCGCTGCCGACGGCCCAACGTGACCTGGGCTTCCCGGCCGACAACCGGCAGTGGATCCTGACCGGCTACGCGCTGGCGTTCGGCAGCCTGCTGCTGCTCGGCGGCCGGCTGTCGGACTTCTTCGGCCGCAAGCGGATGTTCCTGGTCGGCGTGGGCGGATTCGCGGTGGCGTCGGCCTTCGGCGGCGCGGCCGGCGACTTCGCCACGCTGCTGGCCGCCCGTATCGGCCAGGGCGTGTTCGCGGCACTGCTGGCCCCGGCGGCGTTGTCGCTGCTGTCGGTCACGTTCGCCGAAGACGCCGAGGAACGCGGCCGCGCGTTCGGGATCTTCGGCGCGATCTCCGGCGCCGGCGGGGCCATCGGCCTGCTGCTGGGCGGCGTCCTGACGCAGGGCCTGTCGTGGCGCTGGTGCCTGTACGTGAACCTGTTCATCGCGGCGGTCGCCTTCGTCGGCGGCATCGTCGTCCTGCGTGACGGGGATCGGCCGGCGCGAGTCAGACCCGACATCGCCGGCACGGTCACGGTGGTGCTGGGCTTGATCGGCATCGTCTACGGCCTCGGCACAGCCGAGCTTCACGGCTGGTCCGACCTCCGCACGATTGGGCCGGTCGTGGCGGGCAGCGCACTCATCGGCGCTTTCGTGGCCATCGAACGCCGCGCCGCGCACCTGCTGCTGCCGCTACGGGTGATCATGGACCGGACCCGCGGCGCGGCCTACCTCTCGCTCGGCATCTGCGGCACCGGCATGTTCGCCGTCTTCCTGTTCCTCACCTACCACCTGACCACCGCACTCGGCTTCACCCCGGTCCAGACCGGGCTGGCCTTTCTCCCGATGATCGCCTCGGTGATGGCCGGCGCGGTCTTCTCCGGCGCGGTTCTGTTGCCACGCACCGGACCCCGGCCGTTGGTCCCGATCGGCTGCGTGCTCGCGGCGATCGGCATGGTGATGCTCACCGGCTCCGGTTACGCCACCGGCATCCTGCCGGCACTACTGGTCACCGGCGTCGGCTTCGGGCTGATTTTCGGCCCGGTGCAGAACGCCGCGACCAGCGGGGTCGGCCCGCACGATGCCGGCGTGGCCGCCGCGCTGGTGACCACCGCCCAGCAGATCGGCGGCTCCATCGGCTTGGCGGTGTTCAGCTCGCTCGCCGGCGACCACGTCGTGTTCGGCATCACGGCCGTCGTCTTCCTGGTCAGCGCCGTCGTCGCCGCGACCGTCTTCCGCCCCGGACCGTTGCCCGTCAACGACATGGCGTGAGGAGATCAGGTTCGGACGCCGATGCCGGTCAGCGCCCGGACCTCCATCTCGGCCTGCTTGTTCGGGTCGCCCTTGCGGCCGCCCAGGAACGTGCCGACGATCCCGCACACGAACGAGAACGGGATCGACACGATGCCCGGGTTGCTCAGCGGGAACCAGTGGAAGTCGGCCGACGGGATCAGCGAGGTCGGCGCCCCGGACAGCACCGGCGAGAAGATGATCAGCACCAGGCAGGCGCCGAGGCCGCCGTAGATGCTGAACAGCGTGCCGGTGGTGTTGAACCGCTTCCAGAACAGCGAGAACAGGATGGTCGACAGGTTGGCCGACGCGGCCAGCGCCAGCGCCAGCGACACCAGGAAGGCCACGTTCTGGCCGTTGGCCGCGATGCCGCCGATGATGGCGAAGAAGCCGACCACCAGCGCGGTCAGCCGGGCCACCCGGACCTCGCGCCGCGGGTCGGCGTGGCCGCGCTTGATGATGTTGGCGTACACGTCGTGCGCGAACGAGGCCGACGAGGCCAGCGTCAGCCCGGCGACCACGGCGAGGATGGTGGCGAACGCGGCCGCGGACACCACACCGAGCAGGACGGTGCCGCCGATGCGGAAGGCCAGCAGCGGCGCGGCCGAGTTCTCGCCGCCCGGCGCGTGCAGGATGGTGTCGGTGCCGACCAGCGCGGCCGCGCCGTAGCCGATCACCAGCGTGCACAGGTAGAACACGAACACGGTCCAGATCGCCCACACCATCGACCGCCGCGCCTGCTTGGCGTCCGGCACCGTGTAGAAGCGCATCAGCACGTGCGGCAGCGAGCAGATGCCCAGCACCAGCGTCAGCGCCAGGGACACGAAGTCCAGCTCGTTCTTGCCGTACTGCGCGCCCGGCCCGAGGATCGCGGTGCCCAGCTTGTTGTTCTGGGTGGCCTTGTCCAGGATGGCCGAGAAGTCGAAGCCGAACTTGCCCAGCAGGAACACGCTGATCAGGGTGCAGCACAGCAGCAGGAAGACGGCCTTGATGATCTGCACCCAGGTGGTGCCCTTCATGCCGCCGACCAGCACGTAGAAGATCATGATCGCGCCGACCACCACGATCAGCAGCGACTGCCCGGCCCGGTCGTGGATGCCCAGCAGCAGCGCGACCAGGCCGCCGGCGCCGGCCATCTGGGCCAGCATGTAGAAGAACGAGATGACCAGCGTGGAGATGGCCGCCGCGGCGCGCACCGGCCGGGCCCGCATCCGGTAGGCCATCACGTCGCCGATGGTGAACCGGCCGGTGTTGCGCAGCATCTCGGCGATCAGCAGCAGCCCGACCAGCCAGGCCACCACCCAGCCGACCGAGTACAGGAAGCCGTCGTAGCCGTGCACCGCGATGCCGCCGGCGATGCCGAGGAACGAGGCGGCCGACAGGAAGTCGCCGGACAGCGCGATCCCGTTCTGCGCCCCGGTGAACCCGCCGCCGGCGGCGTAGTAGTCCGACGCGGTCGCGTTGGCGCTGCTGACCCGGTAGACGATGTAGAGCGTGATCGCCGCGAACACGATGAACACGCTGACGTTGACCAACGGGTTGCCGGTGGCGGTCCCGTCCGCGAGAAGGAACGTGCTCACTTGGTCTCCAGTCCGGCCTGCGAACGGATCAGCGCGACCTGCGGATCGATGCGCCGACGGGCGAACCTGTTGTACGCCAACGTGATCAACACCGTTGAGACGAACTGGGCCAGGCCGAGCAGCAGGCCGACGTTGACCAGGCCGAAGACCTGGGTGGCCATGAACTCGTGGGCATAGGCCGACAGGAGCACATAGGTGAGGTACCAGACCAGGAACAGCGCCGTCATCGGGAAGATGAAGCGGCGCAGCCGGTGGCGCAGCTCGGCGAACTCCGGACTGTCCTGGATGGCCTCGAAGTCCGGCCGCTGCGGTCCGGCCGGGCGCCCGCCGAACGCGGGCTGCTCCGGTTCGAGCGCCGCGTGCCGACCCGTCGTCGACGCTGTGGTCACCTGTCCTCCAGGACGTGCCGACACAATATGGCCGGCCAAC encodes:
- a CDS encoding MFS transporter, with protein sequence MSRWLALVVLSLAQLMDILDSTIVTIALPTAQRDLGFPADNRQWILTGYALAFGSLLLLGGRLSDFFGRKRMFLVGVGGFAVASAFGGAAGDFATLLAARIGQGVFAALLAPAALSLLSVTFAEDAEERGRAFGIFGAISGAGGAIGLLLGGVLTQGLSWRWCLYVNLFIAAVAFVGGIVVLRDGDRPARVRPDIAGTVTVVLGLIGIVYGLGTAELHGWSDLRTIGPVVAGSALIGAFVAIERRAAHLLLPLRVIMDRTRGAAYLSLGICGTGMFAVFLFLTYHLTTALGFTPVQTGLAFLPMIASVMAGAVFSGAVLLPRTGPRPLVPIGCVLAAIGMVMLTGSGYATGILPALLVTGVGFGLIFGPVQNAATSGVGPHDAGVAAALVTTAQQIGGSIGLAVFSSLAGDHVVFGITAVVFLVSAVVAATVFRPGPLPVNDMA
- a CDS encoding cation acetate symporter; translation: MSTFLLADGTATGNPLVNVSVFIVFAAITLYIVYRVSSANATASDYYAAGGGFTGAQNGIALSGDFLSAASFLGIAGGIAVHGYDGFLYSVGWVVAWLVGLLLIAEMLRNTGRFTIGDVMAYRMRARPVRAAAAISTLVISFFYMLAQMAGAGGLVALLLGIHDRAGQSLLIVVVGAIMIFYVLVGGMKGTTWVQIIKAVFLLLCCTLISVFLLGKFGFDFSAILDKATQNNKLGTAILGPGAQYGKNELDFVSLALTLVLGICSLPHVLMRFYTVPDAKQARRSMVWAIWTVFVFYLCTLVIGYGAAALVGTDTILHAPGGENSAAPLLAFRIGGTVLLGVVSAAAFATILAVVAGLTLASSASFAHDVYANIIKRGHADPRREVRVARLTALVVGFFAIIGGIAANGQNVAFLVSLALALAASANLSTILFSLFWKRFNTTGTLFSIYGGLGACLVLIIFSPVLSGAPTSLIPSADFHWFPLSNPGIVSIPFSFVCGIVGTFLGGRKGDPNKQAEMEVRALTGIGVRT
- a CDS encoding DUF485 domain-containing protein; this encodes MTTASTTGRHAALEPEQPAFGGRPAGPQRPDFEAIQDSPEFAELRHRLRRFIFPMTALFLVWYLTYVLLSAYAHEFMATQVFGLVNVGLLLGLAQFVSTVLITLAYNRFARRRIDPQVALIRSQAGLETK